A single Tachypleus tridentatus isolate NWPU-2018 chromosome 9, ASM421037v1, whole genome shotgun sequence DNA region contains:
- the LOC143226964 gene encoding epithelial sodium channel subunit beta-like, translating into MSKTYDLTDMGVILIPNTDDIYKYGHRFNTFVASCSFNGADCLKETDFYEFVDPEFGKCFSFNHGKSASGGHKHTTVFGSNWGLRLLLTGQPGNEDYLDLYSRQMGVRVAIHEPDITPLMSETGFNIKYNDQTELEVKIHDINRLGEPWSKCFRDFSNLKFSSKEEKYRTSVCERTCLGYHIELECGCFHPVYNGNTASMALDRICDVLAKETCKLKNELFTD; encoded by the exons ATGTCCAAAACGTACGACCTGACTGATATGGGAGTGATATTAATACCAAACACTGACGACATATATAAATATGGACACAGATTTAACACATTCGTTGCTTCCTGTAGTTTCAATGGAGCTGATTGTCTTAAAGAAAC AGACTTCTATGAGTTCGTTGATCCAGAATTCGGTAAATGTTTTTCGTTTAACCACGGAAAAAGTGCAAGTGGTGGACACAAACATACGACTGTTTTCGGTAGTAACTGGG GTTTACGCCTTCTCCTGACTGGACAACCTGGAAATGAAGACTACTTAGATCTCTATAGTCGTCAGATGGGAGTCCGAGTGGCCATCCACGAGCCAGATATTACTCCTCTCATGTCTGAAACTGGCTTCAACATAAAATACAACGACCAGACTGAGCTCGAAGTTAAAATACACGATATAAACAGGCTAGGCGAGCCATGGAGCAAATGTTTCAGGGACTTTTCTAATCTGAAGTTTAGTTCCAAAGAAGAGAAATATAGGACTTCT gTGTGCGAGAGAACGTGTTTAGGATATCACATAGAACTTGAATGTGGATGTTTTCATCCTGTTTATAATGGCAATACAGCATCAATGGCACTCGACAGAATTTGTGATGTGTTGGCGAAAGAAACATGCAAGTTGAAAAACGAATTATTTACAGATTAA